From Mycobacterium lacus, one genomic window encodes:
- a CDS encoding DoxX family protein, translating to MTSQSNESHWRRPGDSPESIPGRPVSASVVDPEDDLTPVGYPGEFGTTTVIPPYDPANAGVSAGTGYNLIDQQEPLPYVQPQPAARHAALEPVEIDPEARDERLRAVGRRGTQHLGLLILRVGLGVVLGAHGLQKLFGWWDGQGLTGFKHSLSDVGYQHADVLAYVSAGGEIAAGVLLVLGLFTPLAAAGALAFLINGLLATLAARPHPHFSYFLPDGHEYQISLIVMAVAVILAGPGRYGLDAGRGWAYRPFIGSFVALLGGVAAGIGVWVVLNGVNPLA from the coding sequence GTGACCAGTCAATCGAACGAATCGCATTGGCGGCGGCCGGGCGACTCACCGGAGTCAATCCCGGGACGTCCCGTCTCGGCCAGCGTAGTCGACCCCGAAGACGACCTGACACCAGTCGGGTATCCAGGTGAGTTTGGTACCACCACCGTCATCCCGCCGTACGACCCCGCAAACGCGGGTGTCTCCGCCGGCACGGGATACAACTTGATCGACCAGCAGGAGCCGTTGCCGTACGTCCAGCCCCAGCCCGCGGCCCGGCACGCTGCGCTGGAGCCCGTCGAGATCGATCCGGAAGCGCGCGACGAGCGGCTGCGCGCCGTCGGTCGGCGTGGAACCCAGCACCTCGGTCTGCTGATCTTGCGGGTTGGGCTGGGAGTGGTGCTGGGCGCCCACGGACTGCAGAAGCTGTTCGGCTGGTGGGATGGTCAGGGGCTGACTGGGTTCAAGCACTCGTTGTCCGACGTCGGCTACCAACACGCCGACGTCCTCGCTTACGTGAGTGCCGGTGGCGAGATCGCCGCTGGGGTGCTTCTGGTGCTCGGATTGTTCACACCGCTGGCCGCTGCGGGCGCGTTGGCGTTCCTGATCAACGGCCTGCTCGCTACCCTCGCGGCGCGGCCGCACCCGCATTTCTCGTACTTCCTGCCGGACGGCCACGAATACCAGATCAGCTTGATCGTCATGGCCGTCGCCGTCATCTTGGCCGGTCCCGGACGTTACGGCCTCGATGCCGGCCGTGGCTGGGCCTATCGGCCTTTCATCGGGTCATTTGTCGCGCTCCTCGGTGGCGTTGCCGCCGGTATCGGCGTGTGGGTGGTGCTCAACGGCGTCAATCCGCTCGCCTAA
- a CDS encoding PQQ-dependent sugar dehydrogenase, with translation MRIRRSVRYGLAALCAAVLASSGCARFNDAQSQPFTTNPELRPPPSSTPPPPPPLPPTPFPKACPAPGVMQGCLESTSGLIMGMDSKTALVAERATGAIKEISISAEPKVKMVIPVDPSGDGGLMDIVLSPTYNQDRLMYAYVSTPTDNRVIRIADGDVPKDILTGIPKGAAGNTGALIFTSPTTLVVMTGDAGNPAMAADPKSLAGKVLRIEQPTTIGQAPPTTALSGVGSGGGLCIDPVDGSLYVADRTATADRLQRITKKSEVSTVWTWPDKPGVAGCAAMDGTVLVNLIDTKLTVAVRLAPSTGAVTGEPDVVRKDTHAHAWALRMSPDGNVWGATVNKTAGDAEKLDDVVFPLFPQGGGFPRNNDDKT, from the coding sequence ATGCGGATAAGACGGTCGGTTCGATACGGGCTTGCCGCGCTGTGCGCGGCAGTGCTGGCATCGAGCGGCTGCGCCCGCTTCAACGACGCCCAGTCCCAGCCGTTCACGACCAACCCGGAACTGCGGCCCCCGCCCAGCTCGACGCCTCCCCCGCCGCCGCCACTGCCGCCCACGCCTTTCCCCAAGGCATGTCCGGCCCCCGGGGTCATGCAGGGCTGCCTGGAAAGCACCAGCGGCCTAATCATGGGCATGGACAGCAAGACCGCACTGGTCGCCGAACGCGCCACCGGGGCGATCAAGGAGATTTCCATCAGCGCCGAGCCGAAGGTGAAGATGGTCATCCCGGTCGACCCGTCCGGTGATGGCGGCTTGATGGACATCGTGCTCTCACCCACCTACAACCAGGACCGGCTGATGTACGCCTACGTCAGCACGCCCACCGACAACCGGGTCATCCGGATCGCCGACGGCGACGTCCCGAAGGACATCCTGACCGGGATCCCCAAGGGCGCCGCCGGGAACACCGGGGCGCTGATCTTCACCAGCCCCACCACGTTGGTGGTGATGACCGGCGATGCGGGCAACCCGGCGATGGCGGCCGATCCCAAATCATTGGCAGGTAAGGTGCTGCGGATCGAGCAGCCCACCACCATCGGGCAGGCGCCGCCGACGACGGCGCTGTCCGGCGTCGGCTCGGGCGGCGGCCTGTGCATCGATCCCGTCGACGGCTCCCTGTACGTCGCCGACCGCACTGCCACCGCGGACCGGCTGCAGCGCATCACCAAGAAGTCGGAGGTCTCCACCGTGTGGACCTGGCCCGACAAGCCCGGCGTGGCCGGGTGTGCGGCCATGGACGGCACTGTGCTGGTCAACCTGATCGACACCAAGTTGACCGTGGCGGTCCGGCTGGCGCCGTCGACCGGTGCCGTCACGGGTGAACCCGACGTGGTCCGCAAGGACACTCACGCGCACGCGTGGGCACTGAGGATGTCGCCGGACGGCAACGTCTGGGGCGCGACCGTCAACAAGACCGCCGGTGACGCCGAGAAGCTCGACGACGTGGTGTTCCCCCTGTTCCCGCAGGGTGGCGGCTTCCCGCGGAACAACGACGACAAGACCTGA
- the ilvC gene encoding ketol-acid reductoisomerase, whose amino-acid sequence MFYDDDADLSIIGGRKVGVIGYGSQGHAHSLSLRDSGVQVRVGLKEGSKSRPKVTEQGLDVDTPAEVAKWADVIMLLAPDTAQAEIFANDIEPNLKPGDALFFGHGLNIHFNLIKPPADVTVAMVAPKGPGHLVRRQFVDGKGVPCLVAVEQDPDGDGLALALSYAKAIGGTRAGVIKTTFKDETETDLFGEQTVLCGGTEELVKAGFEVMVEAGYPAELAYFEVLHELKLIVDLMYEGGLARMYYSVSDTAEFGGYLSGPRVIDAGTKERMRQILHEIQDGTFVRKLVANVEGGNKQLEALRKQIAEHPIEVTGKKLRDLMSWVDRPITETA is encoded by the coding sequence ATGTTCTACGACGACGACGCCGACCTGTCCATCATCGGTGGCCGCAAGGTCGGTGTGATCGGATACGGCAGCCAAGGCCACGCCCACTCGCTGAGCCTGCGCGACTCTGGGGTCCAGGTGCGCGTCGGCCTGAAGGAGGGCTCGAAGTCCCGGCCCAAGGTCACCGAGCAAGGCTTGGACGTCGACACCCCCGCCGAGGTCGCGAAGTGGGCTGATGTGATCATGCTGCTGGCGCCCGACACCGCGCAGGCCGAGATCTTTGCCAACGACATCGAGCCCAACCTGAAGCCCGGTGACGCACTGTTTTTCGGTCACGGACTCAACATCCACTTCAACCTGATCAAGCCGCCCGCCGACGTCACCGTCGCGATGGTGGCCCCGAAGGGTCCCGGCCACCTGGTGCGGCGCCAGTTCGTCGACGGCAAGGGCGTGCCGTGTCTGGTTGCGGTAGAGCAGGATCCGGATGGCGACGGCTTGGCGCTCGCGCTGTCCTACGCCAAGGCGATTGGCGGCACCCGCGCAGGCGTCATCAAGACCACGTTCAAAGACGAGACGGAAACCGACCTGTTTGGCGAGCAAACGGTGTTGTGCGGCGGTACCGAGGAATTGGTCAAGGCCGGATTCGAGGTCATGGTCGAAGCCGGCTACCCCGCGGAATTGGCCTACTTCGAGGTGCTGCACGAGCTAAAGCTGATCGTCGACCTGATGTACGAGGGCGGCCTGGCGCGGATGTATTACTCGGTGTCTGACACCGCCGAATTCGGTGGCTACCTCTCGGGTCCGCGCGTCATCGATGCCGGCACCAAGGAGCGGATGCGCCAGATCTTGCACGAGATCCAGGACGGCACCTTTGTCAGGAAGCTGGTCGCCAACGTCGAGGGTGGCAACAAGCAGCTCGAGGCGCTGCGCAAGCAAATTGCCGAGCACCCCATCGAGGTCACCGGCAAGAAGCTGCGTGACTTGATGAGCTGGGTCGACCGCCCGATCACCGAGACTGCTTGA
- the serA gene encoding phosphoglycerate dehydrogenase, producing MNLPVVLIADKLAQSTVAALGDQVEVRWVDGPDREKLLAAVPEADALLVRSATTVDAEVLAAAPNLKIVARAGVGLDNVDVEAATARGVLVVNAPTSNIHSAAEHAVALLLAAARQIPAADASLREHTWKRSSFSGTEIFGKTVGVVGLGRIGQLVAQRVAAFGADVVAYDPYVSPARAAQLGIELLSLDDLLARADFISVHLPKTPETAGLIDKEALAKTKPGVIIVNAARGGLVDEAALADAITSGHVRAAGLDVFATEPCTDSPLFELSQVVVTPHLGASTAEAQDRAGTDVAESVRLALAGEFVPDAVNVGGGVVSEEVTPWLDLARKLGVLVAALSDELPVSLSVQVRGELAAEDVEVLKLSALRGLFSAVIEDPVTFVNAPALAAERGVTAEITKASESPNHRSVVDVRAVAADGSVVNVAGTLYGPQEVHKIVQINGRHFDMRAEGSNLVIHYVDRPGALGKIGTLLGSAGVNINAAQLSEDVEGPGATILLRLDRDVPDDVRSAIAAAVDAYKLEVVDLS from the coding sequence GTGAACCTGCCTGTTGTGTTAATCGCCGACAAACTTGCCCAATCAACCGTCGCCGCCCTGGGAGACCAGGTCGAGGTGCGCTGGGTCGACGGTCCGGATCGGGAGAAGCTGCTGGCCGCGGTGCCCGAGGCCGACGCGCTGCTGGTGAGGTCGGCCACCACGGTCGACGCCGAGGTGCTGGCCGCGGCCCCCAACTTGAAGATCGTCGCGCGCGCCGGCGTTGGGCTCGACAACGTCGACGTGGAGGCCGCCACCGCCCGCGGTGTGCTTGTGGTCAACGCGCCGACGTCGAACATCCATAGCGCGGCAGAACACGCGGTGGCGCTGCTGCTGGCCGCCGCCCGTCAGATTCCGGCCGCCGACGCGTCTTTGCGCGAGCACACCTGGAAACGGTCGTCGTTCTCGGGCACCGAAATCTTTGGCAAGACCGTCGGTGTGGTGGGCCTGGGCCGGATCGGGCAGCTGGTCGCGCAGCGGGTCGCCGCCTTCGGCGCCGACGTCGTGGCCTACGACCCCTACGTGTCCCCGGCCCGGGCCGCCCAGCTGGGCATCGAGCTGTTGTCCCTGGACGACCTGCTCGCGCGGGCCGACTTTATCTCGGTGCATCTGCCCAAGACGCCCGAGACGGCAGGCTTGATCGACAAGGAAGCGCTGGCCAAGACCAAGCCCGGTGTCATCATCGTCAACGCCGCGCGCGGCGGTTTGGTGGATGAGGCCGCGCTGGCCGATGCGATCACCAGCGGCCATGTGCGCGCGGCGGGCCTCGACGTGTTCGCCACCGAACCATGCACCGACAGCCCGCTTTTCGAGCTGTCGCAGGTGGTGGTCACCCCGCATCTGGGAGCGTCCACCGCTGAGGCGCAGGACCGGGCGGGCACCGACGTCGCCGAGAGCGTGCGACTGGCGTTGGCGGGGGAGTTCGTTCCCGACGCGGTCAACGTCGGCGGCGGTGTGGTCAGCGAGGAGGTGACGCCCTGGCTGGACCTGGCGCGCAAGCTCGGGGTGCTGGTGGCCGCGCTGTCCGACGAACTGCCGGTGTCGTTGTCGGTGCAGGTGCGCGGTGAGCTGGCTGCCGAAGACGTCGAGGTGTTGAAGCTTTCGGCGCTGCGCGGCCTGTTCTCGGCGGTTATCGAGGATCCGGTGACGTTCGTCAACGCGCCGGCTTTGGCCGCCGAACGCGGAGTCACCGCCGAGATCACCAAGGCCTCGGAAAGCCCCAATCACCGCAGTGTCGTCGACGTGCGGGCGGTCGCCGCTGACGGTTCGGTCGTCAACGTCGCCGGCACGCTGTACGGGCCGCAAGAGGTGCACAAGATCGTGCAGATCAACGGCCGGCACTTCGATATGCGTGCCGAGGGCAGCAACCTGGTCATCCACTACGTCGATCGGCCCGGAGCGCTGGGCAAGATCGGCACCCTGCTTGGCAGTGCGGGGGTCAATATCAATGCCGCGCAGCTGTCCGAGGACGTCGAGGGTCCGGGCGCGACGATTCTGCTGCGCCTGGACCGCGACGTGCCCGACGACGTGCGGTCGGCGATCGCTGCGGCCGTCGACGCCTACAAGCTCGAGGTGGTCGATCTCTCGTGA
- a CDS encoding 3-isopropylmalate dehydrogenase, translating to MRLAVIAGDGIGPEVVAEAVKVLDAVLPGVQKTTYDLGARRFHATGEVLPDSVVAELREHDAILLGAIGDPSVPSGVLERGLLLRLRFELDHHINLRPARLYPGVSSPLVGHPSIDFVVVREGTEGPYTGNGGAIRVGTPNEVATEVSVNTAFGVRRVVADAFERARQRRNHLTLVHKTNVLTFAGGLWSRTVQEVGEKYPDVEVAYQHVDAATIHLVTDPGRFDVVVTDNLFGDIITDLAAAVCGGIGLAASGNIDATRTNPSMFEPVHGSAPDIAGQGIADPTAAIMSVALLLSHLGEHDAAARVDRAVETHLASRGNERLATSDVGERIAAAL from the coding sequence ATGAGGTTGGCTGTGATCGCCGGCGACGGCATCGGTCCTGAGGTGGTCGCCGAAGCGGTCAAAGTTCTCGACGCGGTCCTGCCGGGCGTCCAGAAAACCACGTACGACCTCGGAGCCCGGCGCTTTCATGCCACCGGCGAGGTACTGCCGGATTCGGTCGTCGCAGAACTGCGTGAGCACGACGCGATCCTGCTCGGGGCGATCGGTGATCCGTCGGTCCCCAGTGGCGTGCTGGAGCGAGGTCTGTTACTGAGGCTGCGCTTCGAACTGGATCATCACATCAATCTGCGACCGGCCCGGCTCTATCCGGGGGTGAGCAGCCCCCTAGTGGGCCACCCCAGCATCGACTTCGTGGTGGTCCGCGAGGGCACCGAGGGGCCCTACACCGGCAACGGCGGCGCGATACGCGTCGGCACACCCAACGAGGTGGCCACCGAGGTCAGCGTGAACACGGCGTTCGGGGTGCGACGAGTGGTCGCCGACGCGTTCGAGCGGGCCCGGCAGCGTCGCAACCACCTGACGCTGGTGCACAAGACCAACGTGCTGACGTTCGCCGGAGGGCTGTGGTCGCGGACCGTGCAGGAGGTCGGCGAAAAGTATCCCGACGTCGAGGTGGCCTATCAACATGTCGACGCCGCCACCATCCACCTGGTCACCGACCCCGGTCGGTTCGACGTGGTCGTCACCGATAATCTGTTCGGCGACATCATCACCGACTTGGCCGCCGCGGTGTGCGGTGGAATTGGCTTGGCCGCCAGCGGAAATATCGACGCGACTCGGACCAATCCTTCGATGTTCGAGCCGGTGCACGGCAGCGCGCCAGATATCGCCGGCCAGGGCATCGCCGATCCGACCGCGGCGATCATGTCGGTGGCGTTGTTGCTTTCCCACCTCGGCGAGCACGACGCCGCCGCTCGGGTGGACCGGGCCGTCGAGACCCATTTGGCAAGTCGCGGGAACGAACGACTTGCCACCAGCGATGTCGGCGAACGGATCGCAGCCGCGCTCTAG
- a CDS encoding acetolactate synthase large subunit: MSAPTKPQAQTTNGAPDTGQPAPKPPAAHPKRVAPQQLTGAQSVIRSLEELDVDIIFGIPGGAVLPVYDPLFDSKRLRHVLVRHEQGAGHAASGYAHATGRVGVCMATSGPGATNLVTPLADAQMDSIPVVAITGQVGRGLIGTDAFQEADISGITMPITKHNFLVRSGDDIPRVLAEAFHIAASGRPGAVLVDIPKDVLQGQCTFSWPPRMDLPGYKPNTKPHSRQVREAAKLIARARKPVLYVGGGIIRGEATDQLRELAELTGIPVVTTLMARGAFPDSHRQNLGMPGMHGTVAAVAALQRSDLLIALGTRFDDRVTGKLDSFAPEAKVIHADIDPAEIGKNRHADVPIVGDVKAVITELIAMLRHCQTPGNIDMTDWWAYLEDVRARYPLSYGPQSDGSLSPEYVIEKLGEIAGPDAVYVAGVGQHQMWAAQFIKYEKPRTWLNSGGLGTMGFAIPAAMGAKIALPDTEVWAIDGDGCFQMTNQELATCAIEGVPIKVALINNGNLGMVRQWQSLFYEERYSQTDLATHSHRIPDFVKLAEALGCVGLRCEREEDVIDVISQARAINDQPVVIDFIVGADAQVWPMVAAGTSNDEIQAARGIRPLFDDISEGHA, encoded by the coding sequence GTGAGCGCACCTACCAAGCCACAGGCGCAGACGACCAATGGAGCGCCTGACACCGGGCAACCCGCACCAAAGCCCCCGGCTGCCCATCCGAAACGCGTTGCACCACAGCAACTTACCGGAGCCCAGTCGGTAATCCGGTCGTTAGAGGAACTCGACGTTGACATCATCTTCGGGATCCCCGGCGGCGCCGTGCTGCCGGTGTATGACCCGCTGTTCGACTCGAAAAGGCTGCGCCACGTGCTGGTCCGCCACGAGCAAGGCGCCGGTCACGCGGCCAGCGGCTACGCGCACGCCACCGGCCGGGTTGGGGTGTGCATGGCGACTTCTGGTCCCGGCGCCACCAACCTGGTGACACCGCTGGCCGATGCGCAGATGGACTCGATCCCGGTGGTCGCCATCACCGGGCAGGTCGGGCGTGGGCTGATCGGTACCGATGCCTTCCAAGAGGCCGACATCTCGGGCATTACGATGCCGATCACCAAGCACAACTTCCTGGTCCGCTCCGGCGACGACATTCCCCGGGTGTTAGCCGAGGCCTTCCACATCGCGGCCTCGGGGCGTCCCGGCGCGGTGCTCGTCGACATCCCCAAGGACGTGCTGCAGGGCCAGTGCACGTTCAGCTGGCCACCGCGAATGGATCTGCCCGGCTACAAGCCGAACACCAAACCGCACAGCCGCCAGGTCCGGGAGGCCGCCAAGCTAATCGCCAGGGCCCGCAAGCCGGTGCTGTACGTCGGCGGAGGCATCATCCGCGGCGAGGCGACCGATCAGCTCCGGGAGTTGGCCGAGCTGACCGGCATCCCGGTGGTCACCACGCTGATGGCCCGCGGCGCGTTTCCGGACAGCCATCGGCAGAACCTGGGCATGCCCGGCATGCACGGCACGGTGGCCGCGGTGGCGGCGTTGCAGCGCAGCGACTTGCTGATCGCGCTCGGCACCCGGTTCGACGACCGGGTGACCGGAAAGCTCGACTCCTTCGCCCCCGAGGCCAAGGTCATCCACGCCGATATTGACCCGGCCGAGATTGGCAAGAACCGCCACGCCGACGTACCGATCGTCGGCGACGTCAAGGCCGTCATCACCGAGCTCATCGCGATGCTGCGCCATTGCCAGACCCCCGGCAACATCGACATGACCGACTGGTGGGCATACCTGGAGGACGTGCGGGCCAGGTATCCGCTGAGCTACGGGCCGCAGAGCGACGGCAGCCTGAGCCCGGAGTACGTGATCGAGAAGCTGGGCGAAATCGCCGGCCCGGACGCCGTTTACGTCGCCGGAGTCGGCCAGCATCAGATGTGGGCGGCGCAGTTCATCAAGTACGAGAAGCCGCGCACCTGGCTCAACTCCGGCGGGCTGGGCACCATGGGGTTCGCTATTCCGGCGGCCATGGGCGCCAAGATCGCGCTGCCTGACACCGAGGTCTGGGCGATCGACGGCGACGGTTGCTTCCAGATGACCAACCAGGAGCTGGCCACCTGCGCGATCGAGGGCGTGCCGATCAAGGTGGCGCTGATCAACAACGGCAACCTGGGCATGGTGCGGCAGTGGCAGAGCCTGTTCTACGAGGAGCGTTACTCGCAGACCGACCTGGCCACCCATTCACACCGCATCCCGGACTTCGTGAAACTGGCCGAGGCGCTGGGTTGCGTCGGATTGCGTTGCGAGCGTGAAGAAGACGTCATCGACGTCATCAGCCAGGCGCGGGCGATCAACGACCAACCGGTGGTGATCGACTTTATCGTCGGCGCCGACGCGCAAGTGTGGCCGATGGTGGCAGCGGGGACCAGCAACGACGAGATCCAGGCCGCCCGGGGCATCCGTCCGTTGTTCGACGACATCAGCGAAGGGCACGCCTGA
- a CDS encoding PH domain-containing protein: MAHFAVGFLTLGLPVPVLTWPATAPLLVIPMLLSALIIRQRTVADDQGVTARTLLGSRTVSWDEIDGLRFNRGSWARARLKSGAELRLPAVTFATLPLLAEASSGRVPNPYGPW; encoded by the coding sequence ATGGCGCACTTCGCCGTCGGATTCCTGACCCTGGGCCTGCCGGTGCCGGTGCTGACCTGGCCGGCGACCGCCCCCCTGCTCGTCATCCCGATGCTGTTGTCGGCTCTGATAATCCGGCAGCGCACGGTCGCCGATGATCAGGGCGTGACCGCACGGACGCTACTGGGCAGCCGGACCGTGTCCTGGGACGAGATCGACGGGCTGCGCTTCAACAGGGGCTCCTGGGCACGCGCCCGGCTCAAGAGCGGTGCGGAACTGCGATTGCCCGCGGTGACGTTTGCGACCCTGCCGCTGCTGGCCGAGGCCAGCTCGGGACGGGTCCCCAACCCGTACGGCCCGTGGTGA
- the ilvN gene encoding acetolactate synthase small subunit, producing the protein MNAKTHTLSVLVEDKPGVLARVAALFSRRGFNIESLAVGATEQKDRSRMTIVVSAEETPLEQITKQLNKLINVIKIVEQDDEHSVSRELALIKVRADAGSRSQVIEAVNLFRANVIDVSPDSLTVEATGNRGKLEALLRVLEPFGIREIAQSGMVSLSRGPRGIGTAK; encoded by the coding sequence ATGAACGCGAAGACCCACACGCTGTCGGTACTCGTCGAGGACAAGCCCGGCGTGCTCGCGCGGGTCGCGGCGCTATTCTCGCGGCGCGGTTTCAACATCGAGTCGTTGGCGGTCGGGGCCACCGAGCAGAAGGACAGGTCGCGGATGACCATCGTGGTCTCCGCGGAGGAGACTCCGCTCGAGCAGATCACCAAGCAGCTCAACAAGTTGATCAACGTCATCAAGATCGTCGAACAGGACGACGAGCATTCGGTGTCACGCGAGTTGGCGCTGATCAAGGTGCGGGCCGACGCCGGTAGCCGCAGCCAAGTGATCGAAGCGGTTAATCTGTTCCGCGCCAACGTGATTGACGTTTCTCCGGACTCCCTGACCGTCGAGGCCACAGGCAACCGCGGCAAGCTGGAGGCCCTGCTGCGGGTACTGGAGCCGTTCGGTATCCGCGAAATCGCCCAATCGGGAATGGTGTCGTTGTCCCGCGGCCCGCGCGGCATCGGCACCGCTAAGTAG
- a CDS encoding phytoene desaturase family protein — protein sequence MDVTVVGSGPNGLAAAVICARAGLKVQVIEAQPTLGGGARTAADSTFPSVFHDVCSAVHPLALASPFLAEFDLRARGVTLAVPEIAYANPLPGRPAAVAYRDLTRTCAELEDGASWRRLLGPLVRDAAAVKDFMLGDKRSVPRPLGPALRLGVRMLAQGTPAWRSLVGEDARALFTGVAAHAISRLPSLVSAGAGLMLATLAHSVGWPIPLGGSQAIADALIADLRAHGGELTAGVEVTEPPGGVAVFDTAPTALLPIYGGALPSRYAKALRRYRFGAGAAKVDFVLSDEIPWSDPRLLKAPTLHLGGTREQMAQAEADVTAGRHAQWPMVLAACPHVADPGRIDADGRRPFWTYAHVPSGSNVDATEAVTRVVERFAPGFRDVVVAVRPVPASRMTDHNANYVGGDITLGTGSVWRAIAGPIPRLNPWCTPVPKVYLCSAATPPGPGVHGMAGYYAARTLLRREFGITEMPKLTP from the coding sequence GTGGACGTCACCGTCGTGGGCAGCGGCCCCAACGGGCTCGCCGCCGCCGTAATCTGCGCCCGCGCGGGCCTCAAAGTCCAGGTGATCGAGGCGCAGCCGACGCTTGGCGGCGGCGCCCGCACCGCGGCCGACTCGACTTTCCCTTCGGTGTTTCACGACGTGTGCTCGGCGGTTCACCCACTGGCGCTGGCGTCGCCGTTTCTCGCCGAGTTCGACCTGCGGGCGCGCGGCGTGACGCTGGCCGTTCCGGAGATCGCGTATGCCAACCCACTGCCGGGCCGTCCCGCGGCAGTCGCCTACCGCGATCTGACGCGCACCTGTGCCGAGTTGGAAGACGGCGCGTCGTGGCGGCGCCTGCTCGGCCCGCTGGTGCGGGACGCCGCCGCTGTCAAGGACTTCATGCTCGGCGACAAGCGGTCGGTACCCCGGCCGCTGGGACCGGCTCTGCGCCTCGGCGTGCGGATGCTGGCCCAAGGCACCCCGGCGTGGCGGTCGCTGGTGGGCGAGGATGCCCGCGCACTATTCACCGGTGTTGCCGCCCACGCGATTTCACGGTTGCCATCCTTGGTGTCGGCGGGCGCCGGGTTGATGCTAGCGACCCTTGCCCATTCGGTCGGCTGGCCGATTCCGTTGGGCGGCAGCCAAGCGATCGCCGACGCGTTGATTGCCGACCTGCGCGCGCACGGCGGCGAGCTGACCGCCGGTGTCGAGGTCACCGAACCTCCAGGCGGCGTCGCCGTTTTTGATACCGCTCCGACCGCGCTGCTACCGATCTACGGTGGCGCGCTGCCGAGCCGTTACGCTAAGGCATTGCGCCGCTACCGATTTGGTGCTGGCGCGGCGAAGGTCGACTTCGTGCTCAGCGACGAGATTCCGTGGTCGGATCCGCGGCTGCTCAAGGCGCCGACGCTGCATCTCGGCGGCACCCGCGAGCAGATGGCGCAGGCCGAAGCCGATGTCACCGCCGGACGCCACGCACAGTGGCCGATGGTGCTGGCCGCCTGTCCGCACGTGGCCGACCCCGGGCGGATAGACGCCGACGGTCGCCGTCCGTTCTGGACCTACGCCCATGTGCCATCGGGGTCTAACGTCGATGCGACCGAGGCGGTGACCCGCGTTGTTGAGCGGTTCGCGCCGGGCTTCCGCGATGTCGTCGTGGCCGTGCGGCCCGTGCCCGCCTCGCGGATGACGGACCACAACGCCAACTACGTCGGCGGCGACATCACGCTGGGCACTGGTTCGGTCTGGCGCGCCATCGCCGGTCCCATACCACGCCTAAACCCTTGGTGCACACCGGTTCCCAAGGTGTACCTGTGTTCGGCGGCCACCCCGCCCGGTCCCGGGGTGCACGGCATGGCCGGTTACTACGCCGCCCGCACTCTGCTGCGCCGCGAATTCGGCATCACCGAAATGCCTAAGCTGACGCCATGA
- the wrbA gene encoding NAD(P)H:quinone oxidoreductase, with protein MTKLAIIYYSATGHGTTMARRVAAAAESAGAEVRVRHVAETRDPESFAQNPAWTANYEATKDLPVATGEDIVWADAVIFGSPTRFGSTTSQFQTFMDSLGRLWAEGKLADKVYAAWTSTESPHGGQETTLMGLYVSLMHFGGIIVPPGYTDHLKFVDGNPYGVSLVATRDNINGIDDATANALDHLAHRVVTVAGRLATL; from the coding sequence ATGACGAAACTCGCGATCATCTACTATTCCGCCACCGGCCACGGAACGACGATGGCGCGTCGCGTCGCCGCGGCGGCCGAATCCGCCGGCGCCGAAGTCCGAGTGCGGCACGTCGCCGAGACACGGGACCCGGAATCGTTCGCGCAGAACCCAGCCTGGACGGCGAACTATGAAGCGACGAAGGACCTTCCCGTTGCGACCGGGGAGGATATCGTTTGGGCCGACGCAGTGATTTTCGGTTCGCCGACCCGCTTCGGCTCCACCACATCGCAATTCCAGACATTCATGGACTCCCTCGGCCGCCTTTGGGCGGAAGGCAAGCTGGCCGACAAGGTCTACGCGGCGTGGACCTCGACGGAATCGCCGCACGGCGGTCAGGAAACCACCCTCATGGGCCTCTATGTCTCGCTGATGCATTTCGGCGGCATCATCGTGCCGCCGGGATACACCGATCACCTGAAGTTCGTCGACGGCAATCCGTACGGGGTGAGCCTGGTTGCCACCCGCGACAACATCAACGGAATCGACGATGCCACGGCCAACGCGCTCGACCACCTGGCGCACCGGGTGGTAACAGTCGCCGGGCGACTCGCGACACTGTAG